DNA sequence from the Treponema sp. OMZ 838 genome:
TTGCGTGAGCAAAAACTCGCCGTCAGCAAATGTACACGGATGTACATTTGCTGGCAGGGTATCTACACCGTCTCTTTTCAAAAGGCTCACGAAAACCTGATTTTTCAAAAAAGAGGTGTTTCATCGCTGCGCTAAATCAGAATTTATCGGCTAATATATCCAAGGCTTGATGCGGTGTTATGACGAAGGGAACTTCAGGAAAATGTTTTATATTGCCGGTAATTAAATAAGCATTAAACTGTTGCCGAGCATGTAACGTAACGGCATAGAAAACAATGTCTTTCGGATCGGGCATTGGTTCATTGACTGATATGCCGTTAAATTTTATCCCTATCTCTTGTATCGCATGTACTGCAATATCAACTGATTTTGCCGGAAAACAAAATTTTGGACGGTGCAGTACGGTAGAATATTCAGCAATAATTTCTTCATTATAAATCGGAATAATATTACCTGCATACATGTTATTGACGACAGAGCGAGGAACAGAATTTTCCTTTAGAAATGCTGAAACAAGCACATTTGTATCAACAACAGCATATAGAGGCATATTATTATCCCTTGCGAACGGCATTGATTTCAGCATTAATTTCGTCAAGACTCATATCGGCAATGCCGTTTACGGTAGCACTTTCGGTCATTTTCTGCATTGCAGACATCACATCTTGTGGAATTCGCCTTTTCAAAGCCTTTTGATCCGAATTTCCTAACTTCATGCTAAATGGAATGCCATTTTCTGCAACGCTCCGCTTAAAAAAAATACGCACTG
Encoded proteins:
- a CDS encoding putative toxin-antitoxin system toxin component, PIN family, whose amino-acid sequence is MKSMPFARDNNMPLYAVVDTNVLVSAFLKENSVPRSVVNNMYAGNIIPIYNEEIIAEYSTVLHRPKFCFPAKSVDIAVHAIQEIGIKFNGISVNEPMPDPKDIVFYAVTLHARQQFNAYLITGNIKHFPEVPFVITPHQALDILADKF
- a CDS encoding type II toxin-antitoxin system RelB/DinJ family antitoxin; this encodes MASTLVQIRVDEKLKNDAAAVYEGLGLDLSTAVRIFFKRSVAENGIPFSMKLGNSDQKALKRRIPQDVMSAMQKMTESATVNGIADMSLDEINAEINAVRKG